A stretch of DNA from Candidatus Saccharibacteria bacterium oral taxon 488:
GTTGCTGGTGCTCGTTTTGCTTATATCATGGGGGATTTGGTGTTGTTGCAACAGGCGATTATCCAGTTTGTGATCACATCTCTCACGAACCCAGCGGTGATCAAAGAGATCGCCGAAAAGGCTGGCCTTGATGTCAATACAAAACCATTCACCCCAGTGCTGCCGCCACTGATGATCCGCACCGAACCGTATGATCAGATGGATCGCCTCCAGCCGAGTGACGATCGCTACAAGATCGAGGGCGAGGAGCTGTGGCTACAGGGGAGCGCTGAGCATGTGCTCGGCAGCATGCACGCGGGTGAGATTTTTGACGCCAAGCAATTACCGCTACGATACTTGGGTTTTGCCACCAGTTTCCGAAAAGAAGCGGGGACGTACGGCAAGGACATGGAGGGTCTGATTCGGATGCATCAGTTTGATAAGCTGGAGATGGAGAGCTTCACCGAGGCGAAGGATAGTTATAACGAGCACCTGCTATTTATCGCGATTCAAGAATGGCTTTTGGCTCATCTCAAGCTACCGTACCATGTCCTGATGAAATGCACCGCTGATATTGGCAAGCCAAATGCGCGCGGTGTCGATATGGAAGTCTGGCTACCAGGTCAGGGCAAGTACCGCGAGACGCATACCGCTGATTACATGACGGATTATCAGGCGCGTCGCTTGATGACGCGGGTGCGTACGGATAACGGGGTTGAATTGATCCACACGAATGACGCGACGGCCTTTGCGCTGGGGCGCTGTATGGTGGCGATAATCGAGAATTACCAGACCGCCGAGGGTGATGTCGTGGTGCCAGAAGCACTTCGTCCATATATGAACGGCCGCGAGATGATATAATGGAGCCTAGGAGGGTATATGGCACTGACGAACGATGACAAGCAATGGATCAAGGGCGCGATCGCTGATGGCGTGGTTGAAGGCAGACTACAGGCACTGACGAACGACATTAAAGAGATATACGATGTTATTTACGGCAAGCCGAACAAATCATTTATGAGCGCCAGCTTTGCCAAAATGTCGTCGAAAGAAAAGCTGCTCGTGATTAACGAAGAATTACTAAAAATGGCGAAGGACGCGGGTGTTGTTTTGCCGCGCTAGGGTATAAGTAAAAGGAGGAATTATGATCAAAGATATTACCATTACCGGTGTCAAATACGAGTTGACGGACACCACAAAGAAATACGTCGAGCGCAAAATCGGTGCGCTGGGCAAGTACTTACCGCGACATGCCCGCAAGAGCGCGACCGCTGATGTAAAGATCAAGCAGATCGATAATCCTGGCGGCAACAAGTATGAGGTTGAAGTGATTATCAATGTACCGGACAAGAAGATCACCGCTAAAGATTCGACGATGAACGTGCTAGCAGCAGTGGATATCGTTGAGGCGAAGCTGAATGGGCAGCTACGTAAGTATAAGGATGATGTGTTGGCGCACGTTGGCAGCAGCCGCGGCGTACTGGCACGGTTCAAGCGCGGTTTCCAGCGCGAGCAGTAGGGGTGCTGACTAGCCAATCGGGGAGCGAATACCAACCTCTCTGTCTCTGTGATAGGTTTTTACCCAGCTAATATATATTAGACCGTAGTGTACGTTTGAGTGAATAGATAGGATTTGAGTAGCATCTGGGTCGGGCTGCTGACACAGCGAATAGTAGTTCTCATCGGTTGGCTTATCGCCAGCTAGTATAGCGGTAAGTTTATCAGTTAAACCTTCGGCCAGGGTCTGGTGTTCTATGGGGGGAGTCTGCTCCTGGCTCTGTTGGTAGGAAATGAAGGTGCGATTTGGTTGTTCTCTGCCAGAAAGGAGGCGAAGAGTCCACTTTATATTTGGGTGACTTTTATCTTGGTGAGTCGGCAACCTGTTTAATGCTGGGGTTGTTGTTGAGGTCGGTACTTGGTCTGAGCTATGCCAAGCACTATCTTTAACACTCCGATCAATATGTAATCCATGGTCATGCTCTCTAATTTGTAGGGGGTTGTTTGGTATATTCGTATCACTAGTCATTTTTCGAGCGATGGCCAGCCAGTTTTGCTTGCCAAGACCGTGGGGCGCCAGAACAACGTGTGGGGCGACACCTTCTTCTTCCTCCGTGAGTTCAAATTGTTCGGCTAGGTATTGAAGGTTAACACCGACAGACACCATTTGTTCTGGTGTTGGCGCTGAAAGACCGATGTGGCCAACCAAACGCTCGGATAGGGCAAAAGCTGTTTCAAAAGCCTGCTTTGTTTCTAGATCGGTTATAATTTCCAGCTTGCTAAATCCGGCTTTACCTTTCCCCCTAGCTTCTTTTACATTAGTATTGAGGGTATCTAGGAGTGCTGCAGAACCAAAACCCTGACTGGTGGTATCGAGAGACTGAGCCTCTTGTCTTTCCTGAGCCCTCTGCCAAGCATTATTCGCCGCGGCTTGAATGTCTGGTGATAGTAGATTGAGATTAGCCATATGTTATTCTTTTTATGTTTGAATCGTTGTTTCTATAAATGATTGTAACACATTTGGCAGGTCTTTAGGGTCGTTGATAAGTTTGGCGTTCGGGGCGTACAGCTGCTCAGCGGCGTCTGAGCCAATAGATACGCCGTATACTACGGTGTTCTGGTCACGGCGAAGCTGGCTGATGGCTGCTTGGGTGGCGTCGGGGTTATTACTTGCGCCATCAGTTACGACGACAATGATTCGCTGGCGATCATGGTCATGGGGCAGATGAGTAATTTCCTGGAGAGCTAAATAATCCGCTGTACCGCCCGCATCGGCTGCGGTGACAGCCGCGTATGTATCAAGCCGCTGTTTATCACTGAGACTGCTACCAAGCGGCTTGTGGCATGTTGCGTTGCTGCCAAATGTATATAATGATGTGCGGATTGATAGATCGGACAAATCAATACTTTGTTGTTCTTCCAGTTGTCGGATGTCACGTTCCATACCAGCGAGTCCCTCTAGCATGATGACGGCACAACTGGCGGCGGCTTTTGCAGGCGCACCGCCCATGGAACCAGAGCAGTCAAACACAAAGAAATAGTCGGTCTTGCAGTTTAGTTCCGCCCGCCCACGCACGGTTTCATAGCGCTGGAACGCTTCTGGTGCGATGCCACTCTTGATATCGGTGATGGTTTGCACCAGGCGGTTAGGGTCGAGGATATCGCCATCTTGGTGAGCGCGGTGACCGAGACCGCGGCGGGTGGTAACGACTTCATTCAAGACTGATCGAAAGACTTGGCGCATCTGATCAATCTGCCCATGTAGTCGCTTGACTTCGTTATCGTAATGCTGCTTTTTGTGTAGTGAATGTCCAGTCTGCTCTTGGTAGCGGCGGTCGGCCGCTATCTGACGGGCGCGTTCTCGCTGTTCGGGTGTCATGGTTTCGTGGCGTTTTTCTTGAGCAGCTTTGTCGATAGCGTTATGGATTTTTTCGTGTTCTTCGGGGCTGAATGGCTCGGGATGCTTGTTGTCGAAATAATCGGCATAGGCGTCCGCAAATGGATTGCTGTCTTGTTTAGTATTATCGTTTTGTGATGGGTCAGTATCTTGCTGCTCGGTGGTGTTGCTGTTAGTTTGCTGGTTGTTGTTTTGCTGTTGGGCGTCTTTTGCCTCTTGTTTGTCTAATTTCATGAGAGCTTCGTATTTTGGCCAAATCTGCGTGAGCCAATAATCAAAACGGTCACTGCCGGAGAGTTTCTTGCCATTAGAACCCCTTGCGCCAGGATCAGTCAGGAACGAGATGAGGTCAACCTGTCCACTCTGAAAGTTGCGCAGCTGGTCTATGGCTTCATCGACTTCTTGGCGAACAGGCGTTTCGCTACCTGGTATCATCTCCTGGCGGATGATTTTATAGAGGAATTGTAGGTGCATTGGTATGTTGGTGTAATCAATTATCTCGCCATCTCGCTCTGTCGGAAATAGGCGATTATCATAAAGATCCGCACCGACCTCTCGCATGGCAGGTAGCATGTTCATGATCTGTTTGTTACCGTGGATATCGGTCAGGATATTATTGAAAATGCTCCGTGCTTGCTGCTCCTGGGGGTCTTTGCCACTCATGATGAATGCATGTTGCCGCGCCGCGAATACGGGATCACGCTTGATATCGCGTACATGTGACATTAGTTCATGCAGGATGGCAAAAACACAGTGATTGGCTGAATAGCCTTTTTCGATAAAGAATAACGGATCGATGGTAACCAAGCCAGTTTCAGGATACGTAGCCCAGCCTTTGCCAATCACAGCCCGTACTTCTAGACCAGTCAACCGGCAGATTGCTGGTTTTTGATCTAGTAAAAACTTTTCAGCATCATCAAGGGCAACTCGGAATTCCTCGACCAATGCTTCTTGCTCGGGTGTCAATTCCGGTGGCTCTATATCACTTGCTGGTATCTGTAGTGTTTCAGTCATTTTTCTTTACAAACCTTATGATTATAGTATATAATACGGGCTATATAATTAAAATACCAACATACTCTATGAAAACAGTTGAATCAAAACCTGTCATGACTGAAACCGAATTACGGCTCGAGCCTCGCGTTTCAGAAAGTTATTATTCTCCAGACATGGATGATCGAACGGTGGATGGTGTTGTGGAGTTGATGACTGGTCTGCAGGAAAGTATGCAGGCAGTTAGGGCTGACTGGCGGGCAGTGGCCATAGGAGATCGGCAGCTCTTGGAGCGACTGGCGGCGCCACATATTGCGCGTATCAATGAGTCGAGGCGCCGGACAGATTTGGAGGAGCCGGATATAGACGTCAGTGAAATTAGTGAGAACTTTTTGTTGGGCTTGGCGGAGCCGAATTGGGAAGAGCAGATGCCGCGCGACACAAGTGACGAGGAGCTGCAGCGCTGGGAAAGCTTTAAGGATGAGCACCCTGATGTAGCCGACAATCTGGAAGAATGGTACATGTATCATGCGAAATTACATGAGCTACGCAAAGATACCGGGTTGATGGAGCGGTTTGACGAGGAATATCGTGGTGAACAAATGGCGGCAACCCGTGCGGCAGCTGGGTTTTTGCATGCCCAGAACAGAAAACAGCATAT
This window harbors:
- the serS gene encoding serine--tRNA ligase, which encodes MLDIRFIRDNAEAVQAAAKHKGCDVSIATLLQLDDERREMQRQVDELRQQRNEIAAKMKGGKPEPSLIEQGKAIKAKLSGLEAQLSEVEERYITLLKQVPNMPHADVPVGLSEDENVEVKVVGDIPAFDFAPKNHYEIAEAKGWLDKERAAKVAGARFAYIMGDLVLLQQAIIQFVITSLTNPAVIKEIAEKAGLDVNTKPFTPVLPPLMIRTEPYDQMDRLQPSDDRYKIEGEELWLQGSAEHVLGSMHAGEIFDAKQLPLRYLGFATSFRKEAGTYGKDMEGLIRMHQFDKLEMESFTEAKDSYNEHLLFIAIQEWLLAHLKLPYHVLMKCTADIGKPNARGVDMEVWLPGQGKYRETHTADYMTDYQARRLMTRVRTDNGVELIHTNDATAFALGRCMVAIIENYQTAEGDVVVPEALRPYMNGREMI
- the raiA gene encoding ribosome-associated translation inhibitor RaiA; this encodes MIKDITITGVKYELTDTTKKYVERKIGALGKYLPRHARKSATADVKIKQIDNPGGNKYEVEVIINVPDKKITAKDSTMNVLAAVDIVEAKLNGQLRKYKDDVLAHVGSSRGVLARFKRGFQREQ
- a CDS encoding VWA domain-containing protein, producing MTETLQIPASDIEPPELTPEQEALVEEFRVALDDAEKFLLDQKPAICRLTGLEVRAVIGKGWATYPETGLVTIDPLFFIEKGYSANHCVFAILHELMSHVRDIKRDPVFAARQHAFIMSGKDPQEQQARSIFNNILTDIHGNKQIMNMLPAMREVGADLYDNRLFPTERDGEIIDYTNIPMHLQFLYKIIRQEMIPGSETPVRQEVDEAIDQLRNFQSGQVDLISFLTDPGARGSNGKKLSGSDRFDYWLTQIWPKYEALMKLDKQEAKDAQQQNNNQQTNSNTTEQQDTDPSQNDNTKQDSNPFADAYADYFDNKHPEPFSPEEHEKIHNAIDKAAQEKRHETMTPEQRERARQIAADRRYQEQTGHSLHKKQHYDNEVKRLHGQIDQMRQVFRSVLNEVVTTRRGLGHRAHQDGDILDPNRLVQTITDIKSGIAPEAFQRYETVRGRAELNCKTDYFFVFDCSGSMGGAPAKAAASCAVIMLEGLAGMERDIRQLEEQQSIDLSDLSIRTSLYTFGSNATCHKPLGSSLSDKQRLDTYAAVTAADAGGTADYLALQEITHLPHDHDRQRIIVVVTDGASNNPDATQAAISQLRRDQNTVVYGVSIGSDAAEQLYAPNAKLINDPKDLPNVLQSFIETTIQT